A single Bifidobacterium scardovii JCM 12489 = DSM 13734 DNA region contains:
- a CDS encoding Ig-like domain-containing protein, with translation MFERLKGLREEGSARYGVFARVIAFVAALCTMLMLVLVPASSSYALESSVNAAVGFEQYITNAVVFKLENGSWVPVTSVTDGDGIKVSIDYTMPAGTVTGENQEITYQLPAGVRPIQDESGTVYQSNTPVGTYTIETDGKITITFNDNFATGEAFSGNITFQGTAEKQGSGDSSDIDFGGDTGKVTIEKRDDQNDLTVTKTASHSRQDGDKVVISYTVTASTVNGTGSGPVTLKDQLKNVTGGGAATYDKDTIKVVKVSADGTVSDVNISGKVSDTNDASNNKLPGFTVDNLPELGAGEKYILTYDVVLDGTAGDGSGQVDNAAEADGGNSHGNMWHTETIESRIQKKRLVRFHKGPDHVDHHRQQLRMHHER, from the coding sequence ATGTTCGAGAGGCTGAAGGGCCTTCGTGAGGAAGGCAGCGCGCGATACGGCGTGTTCGCGCGCGTGATCGCATTCGTCGCCGCGCTGTGCACGATGCTCATGTTGGTGCTGGTTCCGGCCTCGTCCTCCTATGCACTCGAGTCCAGCGTCAATGCTGCCGTGGGGTTTGAGCAGTACATCACCAACGCGGTGGTTTTCAAGCTGGAAAATGGCAGTTGGGTGCCAGTCACTTCCGTTACCGATGGCGATGGTATTAAGGTATCCATTGACTATACAATGCCGGCCGGTACGGTTACGGGCGAGAATCAGGAAATCACGTATCAGCTGCCCGCCGGTGTGAGGCCGATTCAGGACGAATCCGGCACGGTGTACCAAAGCAACACGCCTGTCGGCACCTACACCATCGAAACCGACGGCAAGATCACCATCACGTTCAACGACAACTTCGCGACCGGTGAAGCGTTCTCGGGCAATATCACCTTCCAAGGCACGGCCGAAAAGCAGGGGAGCGGAGACAGCAGCGACATCGATTTCGGTGGTGATACCGGCAAGGTCACCATCGAGAAGAGGGATGATCAGAACGACCTGACCGTCACCAAAACCGCAAGCCATTCCAGGCAGGACGGCGACAAGGTGGTGATCTCCTATACGGTCACCGCATCCACCGTGAACGGTACCGGCTCCGGTCCGGTCACGCTGAAGGACCAGCTGAAGAACGTCACCGGCGGTGGCGCGGCGACATATGACAAGGACACCATCAAGGTCGTCAAGGTCTCGGCGGATGGCACTGTATCCGATGTAAATATCAGTGGCAAGGTCAGCGACACGAACGATGCGTCGAACAACAAGCTCCCCGGATTCACTGTCGATAATTTGCCAGAGCTCGGTGCGGGTGAGAAGTACATCCTCACATACGATGTCGTGCTTGACGGCACCGCTGGTGATGGTTCAGGTCAGGTGGATAACGCTGCCGAAGCGGACGGTGGAAACAGTCACGGGAACATGTGGCATACCGAAACCATCGAGTCACGGATTCAGAAAAAAAGGTTGGTACGATTCCACAAAGGACCTGATCATGTGGACCATCATCGTCAACAACTCCGGATGCACCACGAGCGGTAA
- a CDS encoding exo-alpha-(1->6)-L-arabinopyranosidase — protein sequence MSESTYPSVKDLTLEEKASLTSGGDVWHLQGVESKGIPGYMITDGPHGLRKSLASSAGETDLDASVPATCFPPAAGLSSSWNPELIRKVGEAMGEECIQEKVAVILGPGVNIKRNPLGGRCFEYWSEDPYLAGHEAIGIVEGVQSKGVGTSLKHFAANNQETDRLRISANIGPRALREIYLPAFEHIVKTAQPWTVMCSYNRINGVYSAQNRWLLTDVLRGEWGFEGIVMSDWGADHDRVASLNAGLNLEMPPSYTDDEIVHAARDGRIAPAQLDAMAQGMIDLVNRTRAAMSVDDYRFDVDAHDEVAHQAAVESIVMLKNDGAILPLDADAASGQKIAVIGEFARTPRYQGGGSSHITPTRMTSFLDALDERGIAAEFAPGFTLDLEPADPALEAQAVDAAKRADTVLMFLGLPEAAESEGFDRETLDIPAKQIALLDAVAAANDQVVVVLSNGSAVSVAPWAGRAKGILESWLLGQAGGPALADVIFGRTSPSGKLAQTIPMDINDDPSMVNWPGEEGHVDYGEGVFVGYRYYDTYGKAVGYPFGYGLSYATFEISKAAVARTGANAAVVTATVTNTSGVDGAETVQVYVAPGKADVARPRHELKGFVKVFLKAGESADVAIDLDERAFAYWSERYDDWHIESGEYAVEIGTSSRDIAATVTVALEGDGKTQPLTAWSTYGEWSSDPIGAKVMAAVAAAGEAGELPKLPDNAMMNMFLMAMPINSLPTLMSEGGKSITRFMLDEYARLTK from the coding sequence ATGAGCGAATCGACCTATCCATCCGTCAAGGATCTGACCCTCGAGGAGAAGGCATCCCTCACCTCGGGCGGCGATGTCTGGCATCTGCAGGGCGTCGAGTCCAAGGGCATCCCCGGCTACATGATCACCGACGGCCCCCATGGCCTGCGCAAATCCCTCGCCTCCAGCGCCGGCGAGACCGATCTCGACGCCTCCGTGCCGGCCACCTGCTTCCCGCCAGCTGCCGGCCTGTCCAGCTCGTGGAACCCGGAACTGATCCGCAAGGTCGGCGAGGCGATGGGCGAGGAGTGCATCCAGGAGAAGGTGGCGGTCATCCTCGGCCCCGGCGTCAACATCAAGCGCAACCCGCTCGGCGGGCGCTGCTTCGAATACTGGTCCGAAGACCCGTATCTGGCCGGTCACGAGGCGATCGGCATCGTCGAGGGCGTGCAGTCCAAGGGCGTCGGCACGTCCCTGAAGCACTTCGCCGCCAACAATCAGGAGACCGACCGCCTGCGCATCTCCGCCAACATCGGCCCGCGCGCCCTGCGCGAGATCTATCTGCCGGCCTTCGAACACATCGTCAAAACCGCCCAGCCGTGGACCGTCATGTGCTCCTACAACAGGATCAACGGCGTATACTCCGCGCAGAACCGCTGGCTGCTCACCGACGTGCTGCGCGGCGAATGGGGCTTCGAGGGCATCGTCATGTCCGACTGGGGCGCCGACCACGACCGCGTGGCTTCCCTCAACGCCGGTCTCAACCTCGAAATGCCGCCGAGCTACACCGACGACGAGATCGTCCACGCCGCCCGTGACGGCCGCATCGCCCCGGCCCAGCTCGACGCGATGGCCCAGGGCATGATCGATCTGGTGAACAGGACCCGCGCGGCGATGAGCGTCGACGATTACCGCTTCGACGTGGACGCCCACGACGAGGTGGCCCACCAGGCCGCCGTCGAATCCATCGTCATGCTCAAGAACGACGGCGCGATCCTGCCGCTCGACGCCGACGCGGCCTCCGGACAGAAGATCGCCGTGATCGGCGAATTCGCCCGCACCCCGCGCTATCAGGGCGGCGGTTCCTCGCATATCACCCCGACCAGGATGACCAGCTTCCTCGACGCGCTCGACGAGCGCGGCATCGCGGCCGAATTCGCCCCCGGCTTCACGCTCGACCTCGAACCGGCCGATCCCGCTCTGGAGGCGCAGGCCGTCGACGCGGCGAAGCGCGCCGACACCGTGCTCATGTTCCTCGGATTGCCGGAAGCCGCCGAATCCGAAGGCTTCGACCGCGAAACCCTCGACATTCCCGCCAAGCAGATCGCGCTGCTCGACGCCGTCGCCGCCGCGAACGATCAGGTGGTCGTCGTGCTGTCCAACGGCTCCGCCGTTTCCGTGGCCCCATGGGCCGGCCGCGCGAAGGGCATCCTCGAATCGTGGCTGCTCGGCCAAGCTGGCGGCCCGGCGCTCGCCGACGTGATCTTCGGCCGGACGAGCCCGTCCGGCAAGCTGGCGCAGACGATACCGATGGATATCAACGACGACCCGAGCATGGTCAACTGGCCCGGCGAGGAAGGCCACGTCGACTACGGCGAAGGCGTGTTCGTCGGCTACCGCTACTACGACACCTACGGCAAGGCCGTCGGCTATCCCTTTGGCTACGGCCTGAGCTACGCCACCTTCGAGATCTCCAAGGCGGCCGTGGCTAGGACCGGCGCGAACGCCGCCGTCGTCACCGCCACCGTGACCAACACCTCCGGTGTGGACGGCGCCGAAACCGTGCAGGTGTACGTGGCGCCTGGCAAGGCCGACGTGGCCCGGCCGCGCCACGAGCTCAAGGGCTTCGTGAAGGTGTTCCTCAAGGCCGGCGAGTCGGCGGATGTGGCCATCGACCTCGACGAGCGCGCCTTCGCCTACTGGTCCGAGCGATACGATGACTGGCACATCGAGTCCGGCGAATACGCGGTCGAGATCGGAACCAGCTCGCGCGACATCGCCGCCACCGTGACGGTCGCCCTCGAGGGCGACGGCAAGACGCAGCCGCTCACCGCATGGTCGACCTATGGCGAATGGTCGTCCGACCCTATCGGCGCCAAGGTGATGGCCGCGGTGGCCGCCGCGGGCGAGGCCGGCGAGCTGCCGAAGCTGCCCGACAACGCCATGATGAACATGTTCCTTATGGCCATGCCGATCAACTCGCTGCCGACGCTGATGAGCGAGGGCGGCAAGTCGATCACCCGGTTCATGCTCGACGAATACGCCAGGCTGACCAAGTAG
- a CDS encoding glycoside hydrolase family 5 protein codes for MTLGIDERINGVSLGNWLVLEKWMKPGLFAASGEEDEIRLHRAMEPAELDTLLRRHRDTYITEADFRNIAAHGCNLVRIPVPYFIFGDVPGHPGCLGYLDKAFDWAERAGLRILIDLHTVPGSQNGFDNGGLTGVVRWHRSPRAVAFALGVLTRLAARYRGRAALFGIEVLNEPIDWLTYATSPSSRQAKDKAEARGSGPVPMVFLKRFYRAAYRRLRPILAEHHIIVFHDGFRLGRWRDWFVREGMRGVMLDTHVYVVMAERFPLLRAIPERWMMGCYRLFVRWNACRIRSASRYTPVIVGEWCVANNLAIRMIAGPANDGDSTDADAARGASAIRGVYREVAAMQRRAWDASAGQIYWSYQLRGDRALLRGPDSRADARRFDPWDLTHVWHAGWM; via the coding sequence ATGACGCTGGGTATTGACGAGCGGATCAACGGGGTGAGCCTCGGCAACTGGCTGGTGCTGGAGAAGTGGATGAAGCCGGGGCTGTTCGCGGCCAGCGGCGAGGAGGACGAGATCCGGCTGCACCGGGCCATGGAACCGGCCGAGCTCGATACCCTGCTGCGGCGGCATCGCGATACCTATATCACCGAAGCCGATTTCCGGAACATCGCCGCGCATGGCTGCAATCTGGTGCGCATCCCCGTGCCGTATTTCATTTTCGGGGACGTGCCCGGCCATCCCGGGTGCCTCGGGTATCTGGACAAGGCCTTCGACTGGGCCGAGCGCGCCGGGCTCAGGATCCTCATCGACCTGCATACCGTGCCCGGCTCGCAGAACGGATTCGACAACGGCGGCCTCACCGGCGTGGTCCGCTGGCATCGCAGCCCGCGCGCGGTCGCCTTCGCGCTGGGCGTGCTGACCCGTCTGGCCGCTCGGTACCGGGGCCGCGCGGCGCTGTTCGGCATCGAAGTGCTCAACGAGCCGATCGATTGGCTGACGTATGCCACCTCCCCGTCGAGCCGACAGGCGAAAGACAAGGCCGAGGCGCGGGGAAGCGGGCCGGTTCCGATGGTCTTTCTCAAACGGTTCTACCGCGCGGCGTACCGCCGGTTGCGCCCGATTCTGGCCGAGCATCACATCATCGTGTTCCACGACGGCTTCCGGCTGGGCCGTTGGCGGGACTGGTTCGTGCGCGAAGGCATGCGGGGCGTCATGCTCGACACGCATGTCTACGTGGTCATGGCCGAACGGTTCCCGCTGCTCCGCGCGATTCCCGAGCGGTGGATGATGGGCTGCTACCGTCTGTTCGTCCGCTGGAACGCATGCCGCATCCGTTCGGCCTCCCGGTACACGCCGGTGATCGTCGGGGAGTGGTGCGTGGCCAACAATCTGGCGATCCGGATGATCGCCGGGCCTGCAAACGATGGCGATTCCACCGATGCGGACGCCGCTCGGGGCGCGTCCGCCATACGCGGTGTCTACCGTGAGGTCGCCGCCATGCAACGCCGGGCGTGGGATGCCTCCGCGGGCCAGATCTACTGGAGCTATCAGCTGCGCGGCGATCGCGCTCTCCTGCGTGGCCCCGATTCACGGGCGGATGCGCGGCGATTCGATCCCTGGGACCTCACCCACGTCTGGCACGCCGGTTGGATGTAG
- a CDS encoding nucleotidyltransferase substrate binding protein, which translates to MKKYENYVSALNSLRKAPEQDLSNDFIQSGIIDKFELQFELGWKLFKALLAYEGDPVSASGSPRDVLKTAFQYYDFMDESLWLRMLRDRNDSAHIYDEERARCLVDAIIADFIPEFERVNQGLAVRYGEALND; encoded by the coding sequence ATGAAAAAGTATGAGAATTACGTTTCCGCGCTGAATTCACTGCGCAAAGCTCCTGAACAGGATCTCAGCAATGATTTCATCCAGAGCGGGATCATTGACAAGTTCGAGTTGCAGTTTGAGCTTGGTTGGAAACTGTTCAAGGCGCTGCTGGCTTATGAGGGAGACCCTGTTTCCGCTTCCGGTTCCCCGCGAGATGTGCTCAAAACCGCTTTTCAATACTATGATTTCATGGACGAATCGTTGTGGCTGCGTATGCTGCGCGATCGCAACGATTCCGCTCATATCTACGATGAAGAACGAGCTCGGTGTCTTGTGGATGCCATCATCGCTGATTTCATTCCTGAATTCGAGCGTGTGAATCAGGGGTTGGCCGTTCGCTATGGCGAAGCGCTGAACGATTAG
- a CDS encoding nucleotidyltransferase family protein, with amino-acid sequence MVPIENVYEQIRAFAADAGARKVVLFGSRAKGVNRPKSDIDLAVAGCPDFNRLEQNLQDNLWSLLKVDVINLDEPISSSLRAEIERSGKVLYEKV; translated from the coding sequence ATGGTCCCTATCGAGAATGTGTACGAACAGATCCGTGCGTTTGCCGCTGATGCCGGTGCGCGCAAGGTCGTGCTATTCGGATCTCGAGCAAAGGGCGTGAATCGTCCTAAAAGCGATATCGATCTTGCCGTGGCCGGATGTCCCGATTTCAATCGCTTGGAACAGAACCTTCAGGACAATCTGTGGTCACTGCTTAAAGTTGATGTCATCAATCTGGATGAGCCGATTTCCTCATCGCTGAGGGCGGAGATTGAGCGTAGCGGAAAGGTGCTGTATGAAAAAGTATGA